One window of Entelurus aequoreus isolate RoL-2023_Sb linkage group LG06, RoL_Eaeq_v1.1, whole genome shotgun sequence genomic DNA carries:
- the LOC133652715 gene encoding uncharacterized protein LOC133652715 → MRTAAVRYQEITVPASEPGRLQQDDVAHATTSASNREFLDWWHWDSIGAACEPKCGSCRCGNCPPGGKDMTLAEEREFEIIKGGLTYKMEDSHSSTPHWDAKYPWTENPASLPNNKRAVQACFLRMEKQLSKDPDWKVAYSTQIHEMVQRGAAIKLTNEVMEKWKGPVWYVSHLVAPNPHLVTTPVRIVWNSSQKYNGVSMNDLLLKGPDVLNPIRAVLLRFREGVNAALGDIRKMYNSVWLEEREMHLHRFLWRDSPEEEISEYAVTRVNMGDKPAGCIAQLAMRETASLPNFTHLQDERRVIEEDSYVDDLLTSHNDLNRLDQITAGVEEVLKAGGFFLKPWVRSGQSGRKETEADVLKPEQGNTLILPNQIREGENKALGIGYQVDKDKLYMLTAVNFSNRKKKMRVGKDLLEEEVRAETPNPLTRRALLSQVAALYDPIGLVAPVKQKGAILVRKAFQEGGGGKLTQETWDQPLSERLREEAIQLFEEYAQLGQVKFHRSLTPPDWKGKPYGITFSDGSDKTYGAVMYVRWETSHGTEVRFVEAKAKLTPLDQKGDAVKAEICGAVFAARIRKYVEKHARMKIEKWFHLLDSQTVLGAIQRESYGYQTFFANRVGEIQMSGPVQDWWWIRGDLNIADLITRGGNPKDLNEESTWQNGPEFLKWPVEEWPIQSAGEVAAQARESVNKLQRKAFSAALTRAQAKMSRQKEDPLATPEKESPCEESKPIMPRRKPTSWVKHLVDVKRFSSLTKLIRVVAWTRRAAEQWLKRRSNPGQPKWEATPKQAGLAGTELEGAREDVFLAAQEGRIQIFNEDETAVPVLPFEAWVSTLLAQESHDANHEGAAGTLLRMRKTAWIIKGRRIAKKVVDSCIVCRKNRAKKCQQIMADLPPERTTPAAPFEFTTMDLFGPYEVKDEVKKRTRLKVWGIVFSCMASRAIHTELVSDQSSQGFLLAYQRFTSLRGHPRKLWSDPGTNFVGAKPALEQLYTFLDRLDKSQVEDMAANHGTEWSWKIHPADSPHRNGAAEAAVRVVKRALTNVGGDGVFTWGEFQTFLYMAANLANERPIDARTQSREDCVEYITPNSLLLGRANPKGDPGDFQFDRYPYKRLQVIQAEVTKFWKKWSQLAGPNLFIRNKWHTKERNVSVGDVVWLADQNALRGQYKLARVVRANTDSKGIVRDVLVRTFPSYPVPIKKTSDKEKPTTKTKRLRHQIPATILHRDVRRLIILIPIEEQRKEGPV, encoded by the exons ATGAGAACCGCTGCTGTCCGATACCAAGAGATCACAGTCCCAGCGTCTGAGCCAGGCCGGCTACAGCAGGACGATGTGGCCCACGCAACTACATCTGCCAGTAACCGTGAATTTCTTGATTGGTGGCACTGGGACAGCATCGGAGCTGCATGTGAGCCGAAATGTGGAAGCTGCCGGTGTGGAAACTGTCCTCCAGGAGGAAAGGACATGACCCTGGCGGAGGAGAGGGAGTTTGAGATCATTAAAGGAGGACTCACCTACAAGATGGAGGACTCTCACTCCTCAACTCCACACTGGGATGCCAAATATCCCTGGACTGAAAATCCAGCCTCTCTCCCCAACAACAAAAGAGCAGTCCAAGCTTGCTTCTTGAGAATGGAAAAGCAACTGAGCAAAGACCCAGACTGGAAAGTTGCATATTCCACCCAGATCCATGAAATGGTCCAAAGAGGCGCAGCCATAAAACTCACCAATGAAGTCATGGAGAAGTGGAAAGGACCAGTTTGGTATGTCAGCCACTTGGTGGCGCCAAATCCCCATTTAGTGACTACACCAGTTCGTATTGTCTGGAACAGCAGCCAAAAATACAACGGAGTGAGCATGAATGATCTTCTCCTAAAAGGACCAGATGTTCTCAACCCCATTAGAGCTGTCCTGCTCCGATTCAGAGAAGGAGTGAACGCAGCTCTGGGCGACATCAGAAAGATGTAtaactctgtctggttggaagagcgagagatgcatctgcacaggttcctgtggaGAGACAGCCCAGAAGAGGAAATCAGTGAGTATGCCGTCACCAGAGTCAATATGGGCGACAAACCTGCTGGCTGCATTGCTCAATTGGCCATGAGGGAAACTGCAAGTCTGCCCAACTTCACTCACCTGCAGGATGAACGCAGAGTCATTGAAGAAGACAGCTACGTGGATGACCTGTTGACCTCCCACAATGACCTGAACAGACTTGACCAAATCACAGCTGGAGTTGAAGAGGTCCTAAAGGCTGGAGGCTTCTTCCTCAAACCATGGGTCAGGTCAGGGCAAAGTGGGAGGAAAGAAACTGAAGCGGATGTCCTAAAGCCAGAGCAAGGAAACACCTTGATTCTTCCAAACCAAATAAGAGAAGGAGAGAACAAAGCCCTGGGCATCGGCTACCAGGTGGACAAAGACAAACTGTACATGCTGACGGCGGTTAACTTTTCCAATAGGAAGAAAAAGATGAGAGTTGGCAAAGATCTTCTTGAAGAGGAGGTGAGAGCTGAAACGCCTAACCCACTGACGAGGAGAGCTCTCCTAAGCCAAGTTGCTGCACTGTACGACCCAATCGGCCTAGTTGCACCGGTCAAGCAGAAGGGAGCAATTCTCGTCCGTAAAGCATTCCAAGAAGGAGGGGGTGGCAAGCTGACCCAAGAAACCTGGGATCAACCTCTTTCAGAAAGACTCAGGGAAGAAGCCATACAGCTCTTCGAGGAATATGCCCAGCTTGGACAGGTGAAATTCCACAGGAGCCTCACACCGCCCGACTGGAAAGGGAAACCCTACGGCATCACATTTTCTGACGGAAGTGACAAAACCTATGGTGCTGTGATGTACGTCAGATGGGAGACAAGTCACGGAACTGAAGTTCGATTCGTGGAAGCAAAGGCCAAACTGACACCCCTGGACCAAAAGGGAGATGCTGTAAAAGCAGAAATCTGTGGCGCAGTCTTTGCTGCCAGAATTCGGAAGTACGTGGAGAAACATGCCCGTATGAAGATTGAGAAATGGTTCCACCTACTGGACAGTCAAACAGTCCTCGGGGCCATCCAACGAGAATCATACGGATACCAAACCTTCTTCGCCAACAGAGTGGGCGAAATCCAGATGTCCGGGCCAGTGCAAGACTGGTGGTGGATCAGAGGAGATCTGAACATTGCTGACTTAATAACAAGAGGAGGCAATCCCAAAGACTTAAATGAGGAATCCACATGGCAAAACGGACCAGAGTTCCTGAAGTGGCCAGTGGAGGAGTGGCCTATTCAGTCAGCTGGAGAAGTTGCAGCCCAGGCCAGGGAGAGTGTAAACAAGCTTCAAAGAAAGGCATTCTCTGCTGCACTGACCAGAGCTCAAGCTAAGATGAGTCGGCAAAAAGAAGACCCACTGGCCACTCCGGAAAAGGAAAGTCCCTGTGAAGAATCGAAACCTATTATGCCAAGAAGAAAACCCACTAGCTGGGTGAAACATCTTGTGGATGTAAAAAGGTTCAGTAGCCTGACAAAACTGATCAGAGTTGTTGCCTGGACACGACGAGCTGCCGAGCAGTGGCTGAAGAGGAGGTCGAACCCAGGACAACCAAAGTGGGAGGCAACACCCAAGCAGGCTGGATTGGCTGGCACTGAACTAGAAGGTGCACGTGAAGACGTCTTCCTCGCAGCTCAAGAAG GGAGGATCCAGATATTTAACGAAGATGAGACAGCCGTGCCAGTCTTGCCATTTGAAGCATGGGTGTCAACATTGCTGGCACAAGAATCCCATGACGCTAACCACGAGGGGGCAGCAGGAACCCTTCTACGGATGAGGAAGACAGCGTGGATAATAAAGGGCCGGAGAATTGCCAAGAAAGTAGTTGACAGCTGCATAGTTTGCAGAAAGAACAGAGCAAAGAAGTGTCaacaaatcatggcagacttacctCCAGAGCGAACCACCCCAGCTGCTCCTTTTGAATTCACAACCATGGACCTATTCGGCCCTTATGAAGTGAAGGATGAagtcaagaaaagaaccagactgAAAGTGTGGGGAATCGTCTTCAGTTGCATGGCCTCCCGTGCCATACACACTGAACTAGTGAGTGACCAGTCATCCCAAGGCTTCCTCCTCGCCTATCAGAGGTTCACGTCACTCAGAGGACATCCCAGGAAGCTCTGGTCAGACCCCGGCACAAATTTTGTGGGCGCCAAACCTGCTCTGGAACAGCTGTACACATTCCTTGACCGACTGGACAAGTCTCAAGTCGAAGACATGGCTGCCAACCATGGAACAGAATGGTCCTGGAAGATCCACCCTGCGGATTCTCCCCACAGAAATGGTGCTGCAGAAGCGGCTGTCAGAGTGGTCAAACGGGCCCTGACCAATGTCGGCGGAGATGGTGTCTTCACCTGGGGTGAATTTCAAACCTTCCTCTACATGGCTGCCAACCTTGCAAATGAGCGACCAATCGATGCAAGAACTCAAAGCAGGGAAGACTGTGTGGAATACATCACCCCGAACTCTCTGCTCCTAGGGCGTGCCAACCCTAAGGGAGATCCTGGAGACTTCCAGTTTGATCGCTATCCTTATAAACGACTGCAAGTAATTCAAGCTGAAGTCACCAAATTCTGGAAGAAATGGAGCCAACTAGCTGGACCCAACCTCTTCATAAGAAACAAATGGCACACCAAAGAGCGAAATGTTTCTGTCGGAGATGTGGTCTGGTTGGCTGACCAAAATGCCCTGAGAGGACAGTACAAGCTGGCCAGAGTAGTCAGAGCCAATACGGACAGCAAAGGCATCGTAAGAGACGTGCTTGTGAGGACCTTTCCCAGCTATCCTGTCCCCATCAAGAAGACAAGCGACAAAGAAAAACCGACCACGAAAACCAAGAGGCTCAGACATCAAATCCCAGCAACAATCCTGCATAGGGATGTCAGACGCCTCATCATTCTAATTCCCATTGAAGAACAAAGGAAAGAAGGACCTGTGTGA